The Setaria viridis chromosome 6, Setaria_viridis_v4.0, whole genome shotgun sequence genome includes the window gaagaagattggGAAGGAAGGCTGGCATGTGGGCCCCGTGGCTAATGGAAAACAAACACTATTTATTTCATCTGTCCTCATTCCTCCAATCAAACAACAAAATTGGGACGCCTccatccctccaaccaaacatcaAGTGGGATCATCTCATCCTTTTTTAAGGGGATGATTCTGTCCCGTCCCACTtatccctccatccaaacacacccttagaaTTAGCCAAACTTTCAAAAGTCTGATCACTAACACGATCGAAACTGTTGGGACTACTGTATGAAAAATTATATTACTAGATTTGTCTTCATAAATGCTCAACAAAAATACATTTTTGGTATTTATTGATATAAAGATATACAAAGTATAACTCAAAGTTACATTtcaaaaatcacaaaaaaaagGGTTGATAATGACAAGATATAAAGAATGGAGAGAGTAGTGTAATCTTTTATCTTAAAAACAAAGAGACAACCACTCTATTCTAGCCCACGAACTCCAGATATGATGTAGAGCTCGGATTTCAAGCTCTACCAAATAGAGCCATATATGGATAAAATGGCTATCGATAAAAAATGATGGCATGCTGTGCTGTTTATTACTTATTTGCCAACTTGTCCAGTTTGGGTATATGTGGCAATTTGACCCAATCTGGCAATCTCTTATTGGGACTTGCAGGGAAACTACTTCATTTCCGTCGCAATGCACTGGATTGTCTATTATGGGCTATATTCTGGTCATGAGTCTCAAGCCAAGCAAAGCAAGTCCAAAGATATTTTATTACAGTGTTGGTCATTAATGCTGTGACTTGCCAATCTCTGTCTTAAGAAGACTACATGACCGGCGAAGAGGAAAATTAGTTTGATCAGTATTCAATACCATTCCAAGTACGCTTCCAAATGAGGAGATGTTCCTACTGAATTCCCTGtttaagggggcgtttggttccctttgcttatttttaagcaagtatcacatcaatgtttagatattaattaggagtattaaacgtaggctatttacaaaacacattatataagtggaggctaaacagcgagacgaacctattaagcctaattaatccatcattagcaaatgtttactgcagcaacacattgtcaaatcatggactaattaggcttaatagattcgtctcgccgtttagcctccacttatgtaatagattttgtaaatagtctacgtttaatactcctaattagtatctaaacattcgatgtgacgggtgcttaaaaataagcaaaccaaccaaaccaggcctaaaatCGCCAAACGACAACATGCAGTGCGCCGAAGagaggtggattttttcgtcaACGGCACATGTACTGGAATATGGCTCTTTATTGCGGGTGCCGTATATATATGTTTCTGTTGGTCATATCTATCCCTTTCCAGGAGAAAGATTTTGACTGCTGTTCTGACAAGCAAGCTAGGACTCAAAAGTCAAGACATGTGGATTGACTACGTTGCTTTTACTCCCTCGTATTCCAAATATGTGTTGTTTAAGACATTGACAAAGCTTCTAATATGACATTGCGTGATTATAAAAATCGTAAAACTATATTATCTTAAATAAAAATCCATTGTGTacgatgaaagtatttttcatgatACATCTAGCAACATCATGCCAGTCTAACCTATGTACCCTATTATATAATACTGATGGTAAAAACCAATACTTCCTTGGATCTCAGATGATGACACTCACACTACAAAACAACACAATTTGACTaataatttttatgagaatatGATAGTTCAAACAAAGAATATTAAATATTAGAGAAAatttagagtgcttgaaaaaataAGAGCCGTCCATCCGGTGAAATCAAACGGTGGAAACAAAGAAAGTACCAAGAAATACTAATTTGGTggaccaagtaccaaaaataatgagaaattactatgatatccttttaattatgtgtcaATCTACTTAAttctcttctcttttttatAAGAAGGATATGAAAGGAACCTACAAATATCCCTGGTACTTTAAAAATATTGTAACAAAGCTCTAAATATTATGACCGTATcttttcatgatgaatctagaaaaatctaTCCCACTTTGTTAAAGCTATCATCAAATAGGCTAACGCTGTAACGCATAACAAAGCTGGGGGAAAAAAATCTGTCTGCAGCAAAAAGCTCAAGAGTGTCCCAACATATGTAGCATCTTTCGAGGCCTGAATAGACCTGGTTTTTTATTGGAGGGAACCATTTGTGATTCAATCAATGGTTATTGTTGATCTCGCAGATCAGGTAACTCAGTATGATATCAAAGCCGCATGTACTGAATAATTCTATTGGTCATGATATGCATATTTCACATCAAAATATTGAAGTCTACTTTCTTAAACATGAAGGTTTAATTTATTAAACATTGTTGAAGTACAATATGTCGTTATATTGGACCAATGGTACAGACATCTGGTATACACGAGAGTTCATTATTTGGTCTCCTAGCAAGGTATATTCACATCGGTATTGGCTCCACAAAGAGTCGCTTTATTGCGTCTTTGATAGTGTGTGAAGAAGTGAATTTGTCGACATTGTTATGATACATATAGTTTCCAGTTCGTGCCAAGTTAAGCACCATATGTGACACGATCATTGTTTGCTCTGTCCTTGCAAGGTGATGCTGTAACATGTCCTTCCATAAATCTTCGGTGAGTTCTTTTATCCTTTTGCACGATTCATGCATCGTTGTTCCATGCTCCTTCATGTAACACTGGACAGTGGAGACATTGTGATCCCCTTTTTGCTCACGCTACAAAACATATTAGAAAAATAAAGGTTAGTTCATTCTTTATACTTTACTAGTATGTTGACAATAATCCTCTCTCTTTTGTAACGATGGATTAGTATTATTGATGATATTGTTGTACGAAGATATATAATACAATTCAAGATTGAGTTAACTGGGATTAAATGGTTTGGAAATTCTTGTATTATCTTAGGGTTGCATCTTGATGTTCAAGTGGATAAAGATCACACAAACAAAAAGTGAAATAAACATAACAGAAATGTCTTCTCAGTAAATAATGATACAAACCAAAATAGCAATAATAAGCATGATGTGAATGCAAAAATAATAGAACAATTGTGCAAACAAACATCCAAATGCATAAAGATATAGAAATACCTCAGTTGATGCCATATCATCTGAAAGTCGTACAAATGTATCAAATGACCTGACAAGATGAGGATAGCTTAGAAACCAGTCAAGTGTCTCTCTTGTTACTATTTCACCCATTCCAACCAATGAAGCACATAGTATTGGAGAGCCTCCGCTGCTTCTCATTGAAAGCCCAAGATGTTCACTCAATGTTTCTGGTATATAATTTTCATCGCGCCATTTAAGTTCATCAATGTATGCTTGCACTAGTTGCTTTAACTGTAACAACATATACATGTGTTCAAAAAAATTTTGCATGTTGATATTACTTCAAGAAAAGGATGAAAAAGTAATTCCAAATGAATATCTATAAggatgcgtgcgtgcgtgtgtgcaTGTGTGATGTGATTGTAATCATTTGTGTGCTACCACCTTTCTATTAAAATTGTATCCTGATCACCATCCTTGGCAACGGGGATGCTTGCCTGATCTTGTCATATTGCTTTAAAGAGATGAAATCATTTAGGTGGGCTTTCTTAGACCCCATTGACTCTTCAAAAAACAAGTACTAACATAGTTTTCTAATAGAATGAACTGAAAAAACATTATGCGATTTTGTACTTTTGATACCATCAATCATCATATACAATATCAATACTTACCGCCTCTTTTAAATAAAACACACGGTAGCTCTTGCCAGTTCCTAGTTCCTCCTCAAATGAACAAAATGTATTCAATAAGTACAAGTAGAAATCCCTTGTGTATTCTGGAAGCAAAGTTGTGGCATTCTTGTCCCACCTTCATTTTTAGCAACATGTTAACACATATGCCCTAATATTCCTAGAAATACGAATAATTTTACTCTACATTTTTCAACTACAGATAATTATATACAAAATAATGATATTTCTGTTTTTGTTGTTCCAGGGTAATAAATACCACATTCTATTCAAATGTTAGATGCAATGACAGGTACATGCATGGTTGCCTCTAAAAGTTCACACATTAGTTTTTAGGAATACTAGCTACTGGTATTCTGGCatttgtttttatatttttggATTACTATAATATTCTTATTTCTTTCTAATAGCTTACTTATGAAAGAAAAAGCAGAAgtacaaaatttattttcatcCTCATTTATTAAATCAACACATTTTGTTTTATAGTGCTACTAAATGGTGATATTTGCATCCTATTGAACCAAATAATAGTGCTAAATATACATTCAGACAACTAATATATACTTAATGACAAAGTAAAGGAACAAGCAAAATATTTAAGCAGGCGAGGGCAGCTAGGCTGACCTGAAAATTGCTTCCCCAAGTTGCATGCTCTCTTCAGTGGTAGCATATGTGTCAATGAAATCATCTAATATAGTAATAAAACCCATAATCTTTGCAAGTATAATTCGGGAGTGAGAATATTGAGGTTCATGACATGCCCCATTCATCCAGAAATACATTTCCACTATCCTATTTCTCACAAAATGGAAGTTGGCTTCGACATTGAGCTTCTTCCACCACCTAGAATATGCATAAGAACAAATGAATGTCCACCATAATTTAATCTGTGAGACCAACCTATGTTCAGCTTGAGGTTTGTATAAACTTACATCGTGACCTCTTTTAGCTCCTCACAATAAATAAGTTGCAAAAGGTTAAAGTTCAATTTCGCAAACTCTAATATCGCTTCGTTTCGTGTAGCCTCCTTTTCATAAATGGGAATGTAGTTCCTTGTTTCCAAAATCCCGACCCTTCGAAAAAGAGGGGTGTCAAGGGCACAAGACACTTCCTCAGCAAGTGGTGATTCCAGATTTTCTAGTCTACTTTCAAGGCATCGTCTGGTGAAAGAAATTGCCTCATCAAGCAATGCCTCTCCATGAGTCGGCAGGTATGCTGCATTGTATAAGCTTAACAAGCTTCTAGTATCGGCATTCACAAAATTCCCATGTTTATCTTTAAATTTTAGAAATACATCTGCATGTAGTGGATTAACAATTAAAATTAGTTGGCCATATCagtgaaatatatatattagaCAGCTTAGCTATGATAGGATAAGACCTCACCGGATGATACATTATAGCCACTTCTACGCAGAAGATAAAATCGACGGGACACTATATTTAGGTCACCATCAGAGTGATTAGAGTTGTAAACAACGTGCAGTATCTCATTAATCTCATCCTCGTAGTTGTAGTCGAGACTAAGTCGCTGCAGCGTGATTATAAGGTCCAACAATTCTGGCAAATCATTTGAGCCTTTGATTATCTTCCTCACTTCTTCCCTTAGCACTCCAGCCCTTTCCCTCATGTGAGTTTCCTGCCGAATGGTTAGAACTGATATGAAATCTACAAAAAAAATTTCTGACACGGCAATCATGATAACCACTGTTGTTGGAAGTTCCTTATTGAAAACCGTGTGCTTTATCAAGGATCATATCATCTTGAATAGAGATAGTTATACTGCTATGGATGTGAAATATACATCATGCTATGTACTAGCTCGGTTCAGTTATTAAAAGAGTCATTTTGGAAAATGATATGGTCTTTAAATGGTTTTTACATGTTACTTTTGCCATCATATATCAGTAAATCCAGTAAACCAATTGCATTTTTTCAAATAACGTTTGAACTTTATTAACTATTTTTGCAGCCAAAGCTTGAAAAAACATGTTTGAATTTATGTATAAACCAACGTGTTTATTAGCAGTGGTAAGGTGTATTACAAAGAGGTTCTTATATAGAGGAGTAGCAACCCAGATATATATACACGTAAACTCACCTAGTCACAAATAAGTGGAATCTTGGATTGCGTATGATCAACATGTTTACTGTGACATCTCAGGCCAAGAATGAATTTGAGATCACTATAGTGGCCCTTGTGAAGGGCATGGCATTTGCGGGAGAACAAGTGCACCTTGCTTGTTGAGGGTGAAGGGTGAAGCAAGGACGAGTAAGGAGCAGGGGCGACGCCAGGGGGCTGAGGGGGCCTGGCTCCCGTGCTCCAAGCACCCCATTAGGCCACACAATTTTCACCATGTATTTGAAATAAAATATCTTGAATTTGGCCTCCCTAATTATTGACTTGCTGCAACCCCCCTCTCCCCTATATTCCTTTTTTGGCTTCACCCCTAGTAAGAAGGGTTGGTGCGAATGTGTGTTTAATTTTATTCCGCAAGAACATTCCAATTACACTTTGGACATTCATATATATTTTAATCTATATTGAACTTTTGAAAATGGTATTATTTAGCATATTCAAAGTAGAATATTATAACTTTGCTAAGCttggcttttttttttactgaagtCAGCAGGGGCTCCTgcctattttttatatatttttattctaGACCCGTTTAATTCTCTCTTACGAAGAGTCGAACCTAAGCCTACTGAGTACTACTCAGATGCTGTAACCACTTggcttctttttcttcattagAGATTGACGATCAAAGTAAAGGTGCCAACGACCTTGTGTATATccaaaatttctttttttttatgaaccTAGGGATAATTGCTCCACGTCACCTGATTGTACAAAAGTTAATTATTTTCCATTTGTCAAGCTTAACCTGGAAGTATGAAGTGGTTCACGGCACATGATGGTAAGTAACTTTAATTTCCCAATTTCTCTGTGTTAAAACTTGACCCATCTTAAGGTACAACAAATCAGTAACAAGTTTAATTACTAATTAATGGACCACAGGAGAGCATGAACTAGCTAACTGCTCAGCATAGGCGGTAATATACCTGTGGTGAAGTCGGCGGCTTGTGAGAAAGGAAGAAGTCACCCCAGAGAGTTGGGTGGAAGGTGGAAGTGGCTggcttcttcatcttctcctgGCCAGAGCAAGGACCATCTTCATGCCCTGACGCCATTATATCCCACTGAACAACGCCTCTCTTGCTCGATGTACAGCTAGCCAACCTGCAGCCATCATGCATCAATGAGACTCATTTGTGCATTTGAGAAATTTCGATGGATGCATGTAGTCAGAGAAAGGAATCTTGCCTTGATTCTTCCGTAGTTGTGACTCGTAATGAAAAACAGCTTGTGCAAAATCTCTCGTATGAGTTTCCGGCGCGCAAGAAATGGAATGGCAGAGCATACCATTGCACGGTTATTTATACTGCTTTTGGTTCAAAAGATGGGAACAAGTCTCATGTAAGTTATCGTCTTGATGATGCCAGTCATCCTGTTCTCTTTTAAGATGACCCAAAGAACAGGTTGTCATCGAGTACTTTCTTTTCCCAAAGGATAGGTTCGTTTATACTAAAGAGACACTGCTGGGGAAgtgccttcagtaccggttcccaacccccctttagtaccgattgtgtAACTAGTATTGCTATTTCGGTACTAAGGGGGACCTTTAgcaccgggtcaaataaccagtactaaaagggtattaaaaattaaaaaaagaaataccgCCATCTGCTCCCACCCTCCTGCTGCCGTCTGCCCCTCCCGGTCGCACCCCTCCCGCCGCtgtcctcccctcccgccgcgcTCTCCCACCGCCGTCCGCCCCGCCCTTGCTCCCGTTGCCGCCCTTGGCCCCGTCGCGGCGgtgctgagagagagaggaagataggAAGAGAGATGGGAGCGGGCACGGGGGGAGATGGATAAGGCGGACGGGACGACGAGGTACTAAAGGTTGGGAgctcctttagtactggttggaagctccaaccgatgctaaaggtcacccattagtaccgggtggagcctccacctttagtaccgggtggagctcccaaccggtactaaagggggtcacggggggctcccgccgttagacccggtactaatactcatattagtaccgggtcaaaaaaataaccggtactaaaagttaGGACCAATACTTAGTTTTCCAGTACTATAAGGGGAATCTCACGAAATCACGAAAAGACAAGAGGATTCTCTTCTCCATTTACTCTGACTACCTAATCCGAGCTTGGCAGCGGAGACCAATGAGGACGATTACCAGGTCAGCCCACAGACTGACAGCCCAGATCCACCACTATATAGGTTAATTAGTACCAAACCTGCGATCTGTAAATAAACACCACACTAACCCAATCACAATTGAGTTGAGAGCTTTTCGCattgaggacgacgacgacctgcAGGACTTGTTCTTAAGATAAAGACCTGACTTGCGAACATTATTATGTAAAAAATCTCTGACAGTGCCTTGTCAATTACTCCACCAAACAATAATTTTGTACATTTGCGTCCAGAATTCTTCTGAAAATCGTCAACAACAATACCGCATGCGTCCTACGGTGCTACTGGAACTTTTACAAAGATAGCCAAAGaagtaaaacttttaatttcagatcccatgcaactaagttttcacTGAAGCTAGAAGATTCGAGTGATAGCCAAAGAAGTAAACTTTCATTTCATATTTGATGCAATTAAGTTTTTACTAAAGCCAAAGCCTGAAGACTAAAGAGAGGCTGATTTATTGCTAGGTTGTTGATCAGTTGTCATGGTTGACTTTTGGGAGTTGGATTTAGTCTAGTCCGTCTAAAGAGAGGCTGATTTATTGCTAGGTTATCGATCAGTTGTCACGGTTGATTTTTGGGAGTTGGATTTAGTCCAGTCCGTCTAAAGAGAGGCTGATTTATTGCTAGGTTGTCGATCAATTGTCACGGTTGATTTTTGGGAGTTGGATTTAGTCTAGTCCGTCTAAAGAGAGGCTGATTTGTTGCTAGGTTGTCGAGCAGTTGTCACGATTGACTTTTGGGAGTTGGATTTAGTCCAGTCCGTCTAAAGATAGGCTAATTTATTGCTAGGTTGTCGATGAGTTATCACGGTTGATTTTTGGGAGTTGGATTTAGTCCAGGCCGTCTAAAGAGAGGCTAATTTATTGCTAGGTTGTCGATCAGCTGTCACGGTTGATTTTTGGGAGTTGGATTTAGTCCAGTCCGTCGCACGTGCGCATTGAACTAAGTTTTTGATGAAGCTTGAAGATTCAAGCTAGTGATAGCCACTTTCATTTCATATTCgatgcaactaagttttcacTAAAGCCTGTGAAGACTAAAGAGAGGCTGATTTGCTAGATGTCGATCAGTCCAGTCCGTTGCACGTGCATTGAACTAAGTTTTTTCTGAAGCATGAAGATCCAAGTGATAGCCAAAGAAGTAAACTTTCATTTCA containing:
- the LOC117859543 gene encoding (S)-beta-macrocarpene synthase yields the protein MASGHEDGPCSGQEKMKKPATSTFHPTLWGDFFLSHKPPTSPQETHMRERAGVLREEVRKIIKGSNDLPELLDLIITLQRLSLDYNYEDEINEILHVVYNSNHSDGDLNIVSRRFYLLRRSGYNVSSDVFLKFKDKHGNFVNADTRSLLSLYNAAYLPTHGEALLDEAISFTRRCLESRLENLESPLAEEVSCALDTPLFRRVGILETRNYIPIYEKEATRNEAILEFAKLNFNLLQLIYCEELKEVTMWWKKLNVEANFHFVRNRIVEMYFWMNGACHEPQYSHSRIILAKIMGFITILDDFIDTYATTEESMQLGEAIFRWDKNATTLLPEYTRDFYLYLLNTFCSFEEELGTGKSYRVFYLKEALKQLVQAYIDELKWRDENYIPETLSEHLGLSMRSSGGSPILCASLVGMGEIVTRETLDWFLSYPHLVRSFDTFVRLSDDMASTEREQKGDHNVSTVQCYMKEHGTTMHESCKRIKELTEDLWKDMLQHHLARTEQTMIVSHMVLNLARTGNYMYHNNVDKFTSSHTIKDAIKRLFVEPIPM